One region of Wyeomyia smithii strain HCP4-BCI-WySm-NY-G18 chromosome 3, ASM2978416v1, whole genome shotgun sequence genomic DNA includes:
- the LOC129729347 gene encoding protein seele has product MKTESCCLLLVLGTTLLFAGLATAQHPAARPISSKEVKCLVCKATMNEMELAVGKVDPKRKIDVGDYRLDATGDSKKKKTILFAKSEMYLTELMESVCDRMDDYAKARYKKNGRPVVLKMMTEFGMNPEMSEVDFVQEGDLNKTLKHLCLEIVEDHEESILKMFQQEDEVKDTDVRLCSEVANICNEQPIEDDYEYEGEDDRDEL; this is encoded by the coding sequence ATGAAGACTGAATCGTGCTGTCTACTGCTTGTACTAGGAACAACATTGCTTTTCGCCGGTTTAGCAACGGCACAACATCCAGCAGCCCGTCCAATTAGTAGCAAAGAAGTTAAATGCCTTGTCTGCAAAGCGACGATGAACGAGATGGAACTAGCCGTGGGGAAGGTAGACCCGAAGAGAAAAATCGATGTTGGGGATTATCGGCTAGATGCCACGGGAGACtccaagaagaagaagacaatccTTTTCGCAAAATCAGAGATGTACCTGACGGAACTGATGGAGTCGGTTTGCGATCGCATGGACGATTACGCCAAGGCTCGGTACAAGAAAAACGGTAGACCGGTAGTGCTGAAAATGATGACCGAGTTCGGCATGAATCCGGAAATGTCTGAAGTGGACTTCGTGCAGGAGGGTGACCTAAACAAGACCTTGAAACATCTGTGCTTAGAAATCGTGGAAGACCACGAGGAGAGTATCCTGAAGATGTTCCAGCAGGAGGACGAGGTGAAGGATACGGACGTAAGGCTCTGCTCGGAggttgcaaatatttgcaacgAGCAACCCATCGAGGATGACTACGAGTACGAGGGGGAAGACGACCGTGATGAACTGTGA
- the LOC129727943 gene encoding 26S proteasome non-ATPase regulatory subunit 14: MDRLLRLGGAMPGLTQGPPPTDAPVVDTAEQVYISSLALLKMLKHGRAGVPMEVMGLMLGEFVDDYTVQVIDVFAMPQTGTGVSVEAVDPVFQAKMLDMLKQTGRPEMVVGWYHSHPGFGCWLSGVDINTQQSFEALSERAVAVVVDPIQSVKGKVVIDAFRLINPNMLVLGQEPRQTTSNLGHLQKPSVQALIHGLNRHYYSISINYRKNELEQKMLLNLHKKSWMDGLTLANYQEHCSINESTIKEMLELAKNYNKALEDEEKMTPEQLAIKNVGKQDPKRHLEEKVDTLMSNNIVQCLGAMLDTNVFK; this comes from the exons ATGGATCGTCTGCTTCGACTTGGTGGGGCTATGCCTGGCTTAACTCAGGGTCCTCCACCGACGGATGCTCCGGTTGTAGATACTGCCGAACAGGTTTATATCTCTTCCCTAGCTTTGCTTAAGATGTTGAAACATGGCCGTGCCGGGGTTCCTATGGAAGTGATGGGTTTGATGTTGG GAGAGTTTGTCGATGACTACACAGTGCAGGTTATTGACGTGTTCGCCATGCCTCAAACCGGTACTGGAGTGTCAGTTGAAGCCGTTGATCCGGTTTTTCAGGCAAAAATGTTGGACATGTTGAAGCAAACAGGCAGACCGGAAATGGTCGTTGGTTGGTACCATTCGCATCCTGGCTTTGGTTGCTGGCTTTCTGGTGTCGATATAAACACGCAGCAATCGTTCGAAGCTTTATCGGAGCGAGCGGTGGCTGTCGTCGTTGACCCGATTCAATcggtcaaaggaaaagttgtcatCGATGCCTTCCGGTTGATCAATCCTAACATGTTGGTTTTGGGCCAGGAACCACGGCAGACGACATCCAACTTGGGGCATTTGCAGAAGCCGTCGGTTCAGGCTTTGATTCATGGACTTAATCGCCACTATTACTCGATTAGTATTAACTACCGAAAGAATGAGTTGGAGCAAAAGATGTTGCTGAATCTGCATAAAAAATCATGGATGGATGGTCTCACGCTCGCCAACTATCAGGAGCATTGTAGTATAAACGAAAGCACTATTAAGGAAATGCTGGAGTTGGCGAAAAACTATAATAAG GCCTTGGAGGACGAAGAAAAGATGACACCGGAGCAGTTAGCTATTAAAAATGTTGGCAAGCAGGATCCCAAGCGGCATCTGGAGGAGAAGGTGGACACACTGATGTCAAACAACATTGTCCAGTGCTTGGGTGCGATGCTGGATACAAATGTGTTTAAGTAA